The proteins below come from a single Alnus glutinosa chromosome 9, dhAlnGlut1.1, whole genome shotgun sequence genomic window:
- the LOC133876693 gene encoding aluminum-activated malate transporter 2-like, which produces MNIESLSHKNGGPFTRAWGWLKALPEKLWAKAVDVAKKMKKLGEDDPRRIIHSLRVGLALTLVSLFNYIRPLYDGFGDNAIWAVLTVILVLEFSVGATLGKGLNRMLATLSGGALGVGVHYLATLSGETGQPIVIGFFVFMIAATVTFVRFIPAMKARYDYGLLIFILTFCLISISSYGEDEVIEMAHQRLTTIIIGSFVAIVICICICPVWIGENLRNRAATNMEKLGTFLEGFGGEYFNIPEEGLSNMDDKSFLQGYKSILTSKDTEETMANLARWELWNCRFGFRHPWKQYLKIGALSRECAYKVDVLNSNLNSKIQTPSEFQSKIQEPCAKICSESGKALKEIAAELKKMTQTTAVNPHIVNSKMTVENLKSLLNTTWLWKNANLQETIPTAAVVLIVMDIVPYIEKISEAIQELAFLARFKREDARSPYDSPFFDASDGFHVYFPYGLDESIIKTYKLAYTVVDGVKKEKPPLAYSV; this is translated from the exons ATGAATATTGAATCTCTAAGTCATAAAAATGGTGGACCTTTCACTCGTGCATGGGGATGGCTCAAGGCCTTGCCTGAGAAGTTATGGGCTAAGGCAGTCGATGTtgcaaagaagatgaagaaactCGGAGAAGATGATCCAAGAAGAATTATCCATTCGCTAAGAGTAGGACTGGCTCTCACCTTGGTTTCCTTATTCAACTATATCAGACCACTCTATGATGGTTTTGGTGACAATGCAATATGGGCTGTTCTGACAGTCATTCTTGTCCTCGAGTTTTCTGTTG GAGCAACACTGGGAAAAGGCTTGAACAGGATGCTGGCAACCTTATCAGGCGGTGCTCTAGGTGTTGGAGTCCATTACCTAGCAACTCTGTCGGGTGAGACAGGACAGCCCATAGTAATTGGGTTCTTTGTCTTTATGATAG CTGCAACAGTAACATTTGTGAGATTCATTCCCGCAATGAAGGCAAGATACGATTATGGGCTATTGATATTCATATTGACCTTCTGCTTGATATCTATATCGAGTTACGGAGAGGATGAAGTGATAGAGATGGCCCATCAGAGGCTTACGACAATCATCATTGGTAGCTTTGTTGCTATAGttatatgcatatgtatatgcCCTGTTTGGATTGGTGAGAATCTTCGCAATCGGGCAGCTACCAACATGGAAAAGCTTGGGACTTTCTTAGaag GATTTGGGGGTGAATACTTCAACATACCAGAAGAAGGGCTGTCGAATATGGATGATAAATCATTTCTTCAAGGATATAAAAGCATTCTCACTTCAAAAGACACTGAAGAAACTATG GCTAATCTAGCGAGATGGGAGCTGTGGAACTGTCGTTTTGGGTTCCGTCATCCTTGGAAACAGTACCTTAAAATTGGAGCCCTTAGTCGGGAATGTGCCTACAAAGTTGACGTTCTTAACAGCAACCTTAACTCTAAGATCCAA ACACCCAGTGAGTTCCAAAGCAAAATCCAAGAGCCATGCGCTAAAATTTGCTCAGAATCTGGCAAAGCACTGAAGGAAATAGCAGCAGAGCTCAAAAAAATGACACAGACAACAGCAGTTAATCCCCATATTGTAAACTCAAAAATGACCGTGGAGAACCTGAAATCCTTGCTCAATACGACGTGGCTTTGGAAAAATGCCAATCTCCAGGAGACCATACCAACTGCTGCAGTAGTTTTGATTGTAATGGATATTGTACCATACATCGAGAAGATTTCAGAGGCGATTCAAGAATTAGCATTCCTTGCACGTTTCAAGAGGGAGGACGCCAGA agtCCCTACGATTCGCCCTTCTTTGACGCAAGTGATGGCTTCCACGTTTACTTCCCGTACGGCCTCGACGAGTCCATCATCAAGACATATAAGTTGGCATATACAGTAGTCGACGGTGTAAAGAAGGAGAAACCACCGTTGGCATATTCAGTGTAA
- the LOC133877166 gene encoding uncharacterized protein LOC133877166, with protein sequence MEQRIRQIDDMEQRMRHFEAFMSSTGLSFVCPGAQQSSPAHVGSTSSVSSAPAGNATTVGPLSPSGQLLSQQSPLGTPSPVTPSLAGQSTVGELTPGTAPRDPQRRPPDL encoded by the exons atggagcagcgcatacgaCAGATTGATgatatggagcagcgcatgcgacattttgaggccttcatgtcctctacaggattatcgttcgtatgccctggtgctcagcagtcttcacctgcacacgtcggtagtacgtcatctgttagtagtgcgcctgcag gtaatgcgacaacggttggtccgttgtcgccttctggacaattgctgagccaacaatcccctctcgggactccttcgcccgttacaccatctcttgcgggacaatcgacagttggcgagctcacgcccgggactgcacctcgtgatccgcagagacgtcctccagatttgtag